GAAAAATCCGAGTAACGCACTAGAAGCCGCAGCGGACATCATCCGAAAGAGCACGCTTAGCGATTTAAATTTATGCACAGTGCCCATTCCAGCAATTCCTAGAACGCCGTACAGGACTAAAACATAAGTCCAAGCTGCGTCTTCTGGAGTTGCACCCAAGGACGCAAAAATAAGCCGACTGAGGACATCGAACAAGAGGAGAGCAACTATAATCACGACGATGATAAAGGGTAAGACTTGCTTAAGGGTTTGCCCCGTTTTAACATTGTGAAAGTTGGCACCCACCAATTGAGCCTGGCTAAAGTCACAGCCTCGCAGGTCTGAGCCGCTGAAATTAACGCCGATGAGATTTTGTCCTTTAAAAGAGCGATTGCAGAGGTTTTTATGGGAAAAGTGATGGGACATGAAAGAAAAAGATAAGGAACGAAAAATCTGGTAAATGAATCGAAATTTAGCATGGCGGTCAGTCTTGACGATCCTTTTGGGGTTACCGTTAATATTTTATGGTATCCCTCATGGGTGGCGACCAGTTGGCAGAGAGTCGCGATCGCTGTTTCAGGGAATCGAGTATCGGCGGGAGGTGCGATCGCATCCTCGTTCATTAGTAATTCATCAGGTGGCAATCGATTTGATGGCTCCGGGAATTGGGGTATTCGTGACACCCGGAAATGCAACACAAGATAATACGGAAACTAATGCTAGAACAACTTCAGAATTTTTGAGAGCGTTCAGGTTGCAACTGGCGATTAACGCTAACTTCTTTTGGTATTTTCGGGAGAAGACACCTTGGGATTATTTTCCGAAGAGCGGCGATCGCGTCAATACCGTTGGACAGTCAATTTCTAACGGCATTACCTATTCCGCGGCTGAACCCACTTGGTCTGCACTATGCTTTTCAATCGATCATCATGCTCGAATTGAGAAAAGTGGAGATTGCCCGATCGGAACGCAGCAAGCTGTGGCTGGAAGTACAATGTTGGTAAACCAGAGTAAACCTTTAAAGGCACAGGAAAATACCGCAGATAGTGATGGACTTTATTCACGAACTGTCGCAGCCGTCGATCAGCGGGGAGAAAAACTATGGATTATTGCTGTAGATGATAAGCAGCCCCTTTATAGCGAAGGCGTAACGCTCGCTGAGATGACCGCTTTGGTCATGGAACTAGGAGCCTATGCAGCAATTAATTTAGATGGCGGTGGCTCAACGACATTAGTAACTGAGACAAGCTCAGGGATAAAGATTCTGAACTCACCTATTCATACTAAAATTCCCCTTCGTGAACGTCCCGTTGCTAACCATTTAGGGTTTTATGCGAAGCCTAAAGAGAACTAACGAGATCATCTAACTCTGCATATTCTGGCAGTTGCGCATCAATAGGCTGTCCTCTGCGCAAAACCACCCGATCGTGCTGCGATCGCGCCAGTAATTCGCTGTAATGACGTGCTTTGAACAAAACTAAATCTGCTGGCAAACCCACTCCAATCCGTCCAATGGATAATCCCATCAAGTCGGCAGGAGTTGTCGTCACAGTGCGACACCAATCACTGTAAGGCGCGTCTAAATGGGCAATCCGTACCGCCTGGGTAAACACTTCGTGCATATCATGATCTCCAAAACCGTAGAACGGATCACGGCAATTGTCGCTAGCAACCGCCACCGGGATGCCTTGCTGCTTGAGTTCATGCAGCAAGGTAACGCCGCGCCATCGAGGAGTACGGGGAGAAGGCTGGCGATCTTGGAGATAAAGATTGCACATGGGCAGGCTGACAACGCCGATATTAGCTTGTTTGACGAGGGCGATCGTCTTCATCGCTTCTGCCGGAGATTGTACTGCCAAGCTGCAACAGTGCCCACACACAATTTGCCCAGTGAATTGATGCCTTAAAGCGGCTTCTGCAACTAGTCTAAGGGTAATGTCATTAGGATTGTTACTTTCGTCGGTGTGAAAATCGAGATTGAGATGACGCTCTTTGGCTAATTCAAAAACGCGATCGAGTTGCGTATTAACTTCGTCGTTCATCCACAGAACGCCCCCTAAGATACCTTTCACTTCAGCCATTTGATCGGCAAGTTTTTCACCTTCAGGCGTTAAGAAATAATCTAGAGAAACCAGAGAAACGGCTTGGAGCGTCAATCGATCGCCCCATTCTTGTCGGAGTTTCTTAAAGACTGCCAAACTAATCTCAGCTTGTCCATCTGCCGAATCAATATGCGTACGTATTGCTTGGGTTCCATGGGCATAGCTGCACTTTAAGCCAAACTCCATTCGTCGGTAAACATCCTCAAATTTCCAGTTTTTCTTACAATCACTTTGAACAGTTTGTAGCGCGTTCTCGAACGTTCCATTTAAGTTAGGCGATCGCTCCCAAATATGTCCTTTATCGAGATGGGTATGCATATCTACAAAGCAACTCCAAACTTGTCCTCGCTTCAGATCAATAGAAGGAATTTCTGGAGGATGAACTGTTCCGGCAGGGATAAGTTGGGCGATCGCACCATTTTTAATTTCCAGATCAACAAAAGCAAATTCTCTATTCCACAAATCATTAATAGCCAGTAACGCTACAGGTACATGAGCGTTAATCAACCAATAATGATTTAGTCCTTTTAACTCATTCTTCATCGTTAGTTTTCCTGCTTTACAGTACTTTCATGCCAATTTCGCAACAAGGTATCCGAGAGTAGCGTTAGCCCTGCAAAAATGGCAACCCCCAAAACGGTTGTCATTAGCAGTGCCGCGAACATTCGAGGAATTTGCAGGTTAAAGCTAGAAATGAGAATTTGATAGGCAATTCCTGATCGAGTTCCTCCGGTTCCGGCAATAAACTCGGCAACAACTGCCCCAATTAAA
The Timaviella obliquedivisa GSE-PSE-MK23-08B genome window above contains:
- a CDS encoding phosphodiester glycosidase family protein; this translates as MNRNLAWRSVLTILLGLPLIFYGIPHGWRPVGRESRSLFQGIEYRREVRSHPRSLVIHQVAIDLMAPGIGVFVTPGNATQDNTETNARTTSEFLRAFRLQLAINANFFWYFREKTPWDYFPKSGDRVNTVGQSISNGITYSAAEPTWSALCFSIDHHARIEKSGDCPIGTQQAVAGSTMLVNQSKPLKAQENTADSDGLYSRTVAAVDQRGEKLWIIAVDDKQPLYSEGVTLAEMTALVMELGAYAAINLDGGGSTTLVTETSSGIKILNSPIHTKIPLRERPVANHLGFYAKPKEN
- a CDS encoding cytosine deaminase, which gives rise to MKNELKGLNHYWLINAHVPVALLAINDLWNREFAFVDLEIKNGAIAQLIPAGTVHPPEIPSIDLKRGQVWSCFVDMHTHLDKGHIWERSPNLNGTFENALQTVQSDCKKNWKFEDVYRRMEFGLKCSYAHGTQAIRTHIDSADGQAEISLAVFKKLRQEWGDRLTLQAVSLVSLDYFLTPEGEKLADQMAEVKGILGGVLWMNDEVNTQLDRVFELAKERHLNLDFHTDESNNPNDITLRLVAEAALRHQFTGQIVCGHCCSLAVQSPAEAMKTIALVKQANIGVVSLPMCNLYLQDRQPSPRTPRWRGVTLLHELKQQGIPVAVASDNCRDPFYGFGDHDMHEVFTQAVRIAHLDAPYSDWCRTVTTTPADLMGLSIGRIGVGLPADLVLFKARHYSELLARSQHDRVVLRRGQPIDAQLPEYAELDDLVSSL
- a CDS encoding pentapeptide repeat-containing protein, which encodes MSHHFSHKNLCNRSFKGQNLIGVNFSGSDLRGCDFSQAQLVGANFHNVKTGQTLKQVLPFIIVVIIVALLLFDVLSRLIFASLGATPEDAAWTYVLVLYGVLGIAGMGTVHKFKSLSVLFRMMSAAASSALLGFFYWGSWTQNNPKFAIAGAIASGLIAAGASLWNCQPIAIALTTARAVTRYGLAFLIAAVAINHLTTQNPWGLLWSFLSMLYIQFSITALLSLVQQFKQIGGTSFRGATVTYANFDHARLSPTTDFSNAIGINLGK